The proteins below are encoded in one region of Polynucleobacter sp. AP-Elch-400A-B2:
- a CDS encoding adenylosuccinate synthase — MSLKQQAHGRNVVVIGTQWGDEGKGKVVDWLTDHAQAVVRFQGGHNAGHTLIIGGKKTILRLIPSGIMHKNVICYIGNGVVLSPEALFKEIGELEAAGLDVQSRLKISEATTLILPYHVAIDHAREKKRGDAKIGTTGRGIGPAYEDKVARRALRVQDLFYPEKFAAQLRENLEYHNFMLTNYYGAEPVDFQKTLEEAMSYAGRIKPMVVDVSSALYAAEQAGQNLLFEGAQGTLLDIDHGTYPYVTSSNCVAGNAAAGSGVGPDSLQYILGITKAYCTRVGAGPFPSELYDFDNPAKQDPVGIRLAEVGKEFGSVTGRPRRTGWLDAAALKRSIQINGLSGLCITKLDVLDGFETIRLCVGYILDGQKLDVLPRGAEAVAHCEPIYEDFPGWRGTTFGIREWDKLPIEAQKFLRRIEEVAGKPIAMVSTGPDRDETILLQHPFKG, encoded by the coding sequence ATGTCTTTAAAGCAACAAGCCCATGGTCGTAACGTCGTTGTCATTGGCACCCAGTGGGGTGACGAGGGCAAGGGCAAAGTAGTGGATTGGTTAACCGACCATGCTCAAGCAGTTGTGCGTTTTCAGGGTGGACATAATGCTGGGCATACGCTGATTATTGGCGGTAAAAAAACAATTTTGCGTCTGATCCCCTCCGGAATCATGCACAAGAACGTGATTTGCTACATTGGTAATGGTGTTGTACTTTCTCCAGAAGCGCTCTTTAAAGAAATTGGTGAGTTAGAGGCTGCGGGCTTAGATGTTCAATCCCGTTTGAAGATTTCTGAAGCGACAACCTTAATCTTGCCTTATCACGTAGCGATTGATCATGCCCGTGAGAAAAAGCGTGGTGATGCCAAGATTGGCACTACTGGCCGCGGTATCGGACCAGCCTATGAAGATAAGGTGGCTCGCCGCGCTTTACGTGTTCAAGATTTGTTTTATCCGGAAAAGTTTGCCGCGCAATTGCGTGAGAACTTGGAATATCACAACTTCATGCTCACAAACTACTATGGGGCCGAGCCAGTAGATTTTCAAAAGACTTTAGAAGAAGCCATGTCTTATGCAGGGCGCATTAAGCCAATGGTGGTTGATGTCTCCAGCGCCTTATATGCAGCAGAGCAAGCAGGCCAAAATTTATTGTTCGAAGGTGCGCAAGGCACTTTGCTGGATATCGATCATGGTACCTATCCATACGTGACTTCCAGTAACTGTGTGGCTGGTAATGCTGCTGCTGGATCTGGCGTTGGCCCAGATTCTCTGCAATATATCTTGGGTATCACCAAGGCTTATTGCACGCGTGTTGGCGCTGGCCCATTCCCAAGTGAGTTATACGACTTTGATAACCCAGCCAAGCAAGATCCCGTTGGCATTCGTTTGGCTGAAGTGGGCAAGGAGTTTGGTTCCGTTACCGGCCGTCCACGTCGCACTGGTTGGTTAGATGCTGCCGCACTCAAGCGCTCTATTCAGATCAATGGATTGTCTGGCCTTTGCATTACTAAGCTGGATGTATTGGATGGTTTTGAGACTATTCGTCTTTGTGTTGGTTACATCCTTGATGGTCAAAAATTAGATGTATTACCGCGCGGCGCTGAAGCTGTTGCGCATTGCGAACCAATTTATGAGGATTTCCCAGGATGGAGGGGAACAACCTTTGGTATTCGTGAATGGGACAAACTCCCAATAGAGGCACAGAAGTTCCTGCGTCGCATTGAAGAAGTTGCAGGAAAGCCGATCGCTATGGTCTCAACAGGACCTGACCGTGATGAAACAATTCTTCTACAACATCCATTCAAAGGTTAA
- a CDS encoding ATP phosphoribosyltransferase regulatory subunit: MNRWLLPEDIADVLPAEARKVETLRRAILDLYQSYGYELVAPPILEFLDSLLTGTGSDLNLQTFKLVDQLSGRTLGLRADMTPQVARIDAHLLNRKGVTRLCYAGSVAHARTPVGSSAREELQLGAEIYGCATWEADFEAISLLLKTLSVAGLNKVYLDLSHAGVLEGILDGQVKEMADVEALYSLLQSKDRPRLAIWSKCLPAKSAQALMALTELNGPCTQVLAGARESLPKHPLIDEALAQLEKLAAATDALLGKVELSIDLADLRGYQYHSGVMFAAYVDQLPQPIARGGRYDHVGQAFGRSRPATGFSMDLLTLANLAPSAQRRPAIVAPWTLDADLTSMIAELRDAGEVVIQVPNGDAVETAEYLCDRELVKQGGSWVVKKK; encoded by the coding sequence ATGAATCGCTGGTTACTCCCTGAAGATATTGCCGATGTTTTGCCAGCCGAGGCTCGTAAGGTAGAGACTCTGCGGCGCGCTATTCTCGATTTGTATCAGTCCTATGGCTATGAGCTAGTTGCCCCTCCTATATTGGAGTTCCTGGATTCTTTGCTCACTGGTACTGGTTCAGATCTTAATTTACAGACATTTAAATTGGTTGATCAGTTGTCTGGCCGTACACTAGGTCTACGTGCCGATATGACACCGCAAGTGGCTCGTATCGATGCACACTTACTCAATCGTAAAGGCGTAACCCGCCTTTGCTATGCAGGATCTGTTGCCCATGCACGCACACCAGTAGGCAGCTCTGCTCGTGAAGAATTGCAACTTGGCGCAGAGATTTATGGATGCGCTACTTGGGAAGCAGATTTTGAGGCAATCTCCTTATTGCTAAAAACCTTGAGTGTTGCTGGCTTGAATAAGGTCTATCTCGATCTCTCGCACGCGGGTGTGCTTGAAGGTATTCTGGATGGGCAAGTTAAAGAGATGGCTGATGTAGAGGCTCTATATAGCTTATTGCAAAGCAAAGATCGCCCACGCTTAGCGATTTGGTCTAAATGCTTGCCGGCCAAGTCTGCACAAGCCCTCATGGCTCTTACTGAACTAAATGGTCCTTGTACGCAAGTATTGGCTGGCGCTAGAGAGTCTTTACCGAAACATCCATTGATTGATGAGGCCTTGGCTCAATTAGAAAAATTAGCTGCAGCAACAGATGCACTTCTAGGCAAGGTTGAACTCAGTATTGATCTGGCGGATTTGCGTGGATATCAATATCACAGCGGTGTGATGTTCGCGGCTTATGTTGACCAGTTGCCACAACCAATTGCGAGAGGTGGTAGATACGATCATGTTGGCCAAGCATTTGGACGCTCCCGTCCTGCCACTGGCTTTTCAATGGATTTATTGACTCTGGCTAACCTTGCGCCTTCAGCACAAAGAAGACCCGCTATCGTAGCGCCTTGGACTCTAGATGCCGACCTAACTAGCATGATTGCCGAATTGCGTGATGCTGGTGAAGTAGTTATCCAGGTTCCTAATGGTGATGCAGTAGAAACTGCTGAATATCTTTGTGATCGTGAGCTAGTAAAGCAAGGCGGCTCATGGGTAGTAAAAAAGAAGTAA